A stretch of the Conger conger chromosome 3, fConCon1.1, whole genome shotgun sequence genome encodes the following:
- the zgc:158659 gene encoding phosphatidylinositol 4,5-bisphosphate 3-kinase catalytic subunit alpha isoform: MPPRPSSGELWGLHLMPPRILVDCCLPNGMLVSLECLREAPLISIKQQLFAEARKYPLYHLLQEESCYIFVGVTQEAEREEFYDETRRLCDLRLFHPILKVIEPLGNREEKILNREIGFAIGMPICEFELVKDPEVQDFRRSILSVCREAMEEREGGGAHSQALYVYPPNVESSLELPQHIFCKLDKGRLIVTIWVIVSPSNAKQKYTLKIAHDCLPEQLIAEAIRKKTRSMHLSAQQLRLCVQEYQGQYILKVCGCDEYLLEKYPLSQYKYIRSCITVGRLPHLMLVSKDSLYSQLPASGFVAPSYSRRTPQPSPCPGGGDPSTPRSLWAFNTLLRVRLLCATYVNVNIRDIDKIYVRTGIYHGGEPLCDNVNTQRVPCSNPRWNEWLSYDIYLTDLPRSARLCLSICSVKGRKGAKEEHCPLAWGNVNLFDYKDTLVSGKVALSLWPVPHGLEDLINPIGVAGSNPNKETPCVELEFSWFNQTVLFPDEQQIEEHANWTISRELGYNYCLGLSSRLACDSTVSQSDVEQLRSLCSRDPLYELSEQEKDFLWRHRHYCVNIPESLPKLLLSVKWNSRDEVSQMYCLLRDWPLMQPESALELLDCNFPDPMVREFALRCLVQGLTDDKLSQYLLQLVQVLKYEMYLDNPLARFLIKKALTNQRIGHFFFWHLKSEMHNKTVSRRFGLLLEAFCRACGMYLKHLNRQVEAMDKLVNLTDTLKQEKKDETQKTQMKFLVEHMSRPDYMEALQGFVSPLNPVHQLGNLSCATLATTRLCLMWSLSVPLSVCLPVCLLSPVRQLDNNRLEECRIMSSAKRPLWLNWENPDIMSELLFTNNEVIFKNGDDLRQDMLTLQIIKIMENIWQNQGLDLRMLPYGCLSIGDCVGLIEVVKNSHTIMQIQCKGGLKGALQFNSNTLHHWIKDKNRGEAYDRAIDLFTRSCAGYCVATFILGIGDRHNSNIMVKENGQLFHIDFGHFLDHKKKKFGYKRERVPFVLTQDFLIVISKGVQECTKTKEFERFQEMCYKAYLAIRQHASLFINLFSLLLGCGMPELQSFDDIAYLRKTLALEKSQQEALEYFTKQMNDAHHGGWTTKMDWIFHTIRHMPNEH; the protein is encoded by the exons ATGCCACCACGGCCGTCGTCGGGGGAGTTATGGGGCCTGCACCTCATGCCCCCCCGCATCCTGGTGGATTGCTGTCTGCCCAACGGCATGCTGGTCAGCCTGGAGTGCCTGCGGGAGGCACCGCTCATCAGCATCAAACAGCAGCTCTTCGCTGAAGCGCGCAAATATCCTCTCTACCACCTCCTACAG GAGGAGTCGTGTTACATCTTCGTTGGGGTGACccaggaggcagagagggaggagttCTACGATGAGACGCGACGACTGTGCGACCTTAGGCTCTTCCACCCCATTCTCAAGGTCATCGAACCGCTAGGCAACCGGGAAGAAAAGATCCTCAACCGGGAGATTG GCTTTGCGATAGGCATGCCCATTTGTGAATTTGAGTTGGTGAAGGACCCGGAGGTGCAGGACTTCCGGCGGAGCATTCTGAGCGTGTGCAGGGAGGCGATGGAGGAGCGGGAGGGCGGGGGAGCCCACAGCCAGGCCCTCTATGTGTACCCTCCCAACGTCGAGTCGTCTCTCGAACTGCCGCAACACATCTTCTGCAAACTAGACAAAG GTCGCCTGATCGTGACCATCTGGGTAATCGTCTCGCCCTCCAACGCCAAGCAGAAGTACACGCTGAAGATCGCCCACGACTGCCTGCCCGAGCAGCTGATCGCCGAGGCGATCCGGAAGAAGACGCGCAGCATGCACCTGTCTGCGCAGCAGCTGCGGCTGTGCGTGCAGGAGTACCAGGGCCAGTACATCCTGAAGGTGTGCGGCTGTGACGAGTACCTGCTGGAGAAGTACCCTCTCAGCCAGTACAAG tatatCCGCAGCTGTATCACCGTGGGCAGGCTGCCTCATCTCATGCTGGTGTCCAAGGACAGTTTGTACAGCCAGCTCCCCGCCAGCGGGTTCGTTGCCCCCTCCTACAGCCGGCGcaccccccagcccagcccctgCCCTGGAGGGGGGGACCCCAGCACCCCACGGTCCCTCTGGGCCTTCAACACACTGCTGAGGGTCCGGCTGCTCTGTGCCACCTACGTCAACGTCAATATCAGGGACATTGACAAG aTCTACGTCAGAACAGGTATCTATCATGGAGGAGAGCCACTGTGTGACAATGTCAATACCCAAAGAGTCCCTTGCTCTAATCCCAG GTGGAACGAGTGGCTGTCGTATGACATCTACCTGACAGACCTGCCCCGCTCCGCCCggctctgtctgtccatctgctcTGTGAAAGGCCGAAAGGGGGCCAAGGAG GAGCACTGTCCCTTGGCCTGGGGAAATGTTAACCTGTTTGACTATAAGGACACGCTGGTGTCCGGGAAGGTAGCGTTGAGCCTGTGGCCTGTACCACATGGCCTGGAGGACCTGATTAACCCCATTGGAGTGGCTGGATCCAACCCCAACAAG GAGACGCCCTGTGTGGAGCTGGAGTTCTCCTGGTTCAACCAGACGGTGCTCTTCCCCGATGAGCAGCAGATAGAAGAACACGCCAACTGGACTATCTCCAGAGAACTGGGCTACAACTACTGCCTGGGGCTG agCAGCCGGCTGGCGTGTGACAGCACCGTGTCGCAGTCGGACGTGGAGCAGCTGCGCAGCCTGTGCAGCAGAGACCCCCTGTATGAGCTCTCAGAGCAGGAGAAGGACTTCCTCTGGAGACACAG GCATTACTGCGTAAACATTCCAGAAAGCCTTCCCAAACTGCTCCTATCGGTGAAGTGGAATTCCCGAGATGAGGTGTCCCAG atgTACTGCCTGCTGCGGGACTGGCCCCTGATGCAGCCCGAGAGCGCCCTGGAGCTGCTGGACTGTAACTTCCCGGACCCCATGGTGCGGGAGTTCGCCCTGCGCTGTCTGGTGCAGGGGCTGACCGACGACAAGCTCAGCCAGTACCTACTGCAGCTGGTGCAG GTACTTAAGTATGAGATGTACCTAGACAACCCTCTAGCAAGATTCCTTATCAAGAAGGCACTGACCAACCAGCGGATTGGACACTTCTTCTTCTGGCATCTCAA GTCAGAGATGCACAATAAGACGGTCTCGCGGCGTTTCGGCCTGCTGCTGGAGGCGTTCTGTCGAGCCTGCGGGATGTACCTCAAGCATCTCAACAGGCAGGTGGAGGCCATGGATAAGCTGGTCAATCTCACCGACACCCTCAAGCAGGAGAAGAAGGATGAGACTCAGAAG ACGCAGATGAAGTTCCTAGTGGAGCACATGTCTCGTCCGGATTACATGGAGGCGCTGCAGGGCTTTGTCTCTCCCCTCAACCCCGTCCACCAGCTGGGGAACCTCAG CTGCGCAACCTTAGCAACTACACGTCTCTGTCTGATGTGGAGTCTttctgtccccctgtctgtctgcctgcctgtttgtCTCCTCAGCCCTGTCCGCCAACTGGACAACAACAG GCTGGAGGAGTGTAGGATTATGTCGTCTGCGAAGCGGCCTCTGTGGCTGAACTGGGAAAACCCTGACATCATGAGCGAGCTGCTCTTCACCAACAATGAGGTCATCTTCAAGAACGGAGATg ATCTCCGTCAGGACATGTTGACACTTCAGATTATAAAGATCATGGAGAACATCTGGCAGAACCAGGGACTGGACCTGCG CATGCTGCCGTATGGCTGTCTGTCCATCGGGGACTGCGTGGGCCTGATCGAGGTGGTGAAGAATTCACACACCATCATGCAGATCCAGTGTAAAGGTGGCCTGAAGGGGGCGCTGCAGTTCAACAGTAACACACTGCACCACTGGATCAAAGACAAGAACCGCGGAGAGGC ctATGACCGAGCGATCGACCTGTTCACCCGGTCATGTGCCGGGTACTGTGTGGCCACATTCATCCTGGGGATTGGAGACCGACACAACAGCAACATCATGGTCAAGGAGAACGGCCAG CTGTTCCACATTGACTTTGGCCACTTCCTGGATCACAAGAAGAAGAAGTTTGGCTATAAGCGAGAGCGCGTGCCCTTCGTCCTCACGCAGGACTTCCTCATCGTCATCAGCAAGGGTGTGCAAGAGTGCACAAAGACAAAGGAGTTTGAAAG GTTCCAGGAGATGTGCTACAAGGCCTACCTGGCCATCCGCCAGCACGCCAGCTTGTTCATCAACCTGTTCTCCCTGCTGCTGGGCTGCGGCATGCCCGAGCTGCAGAGCTTCGACGACATCGCGTACCTGCGCAAGACCCTGGCGCTGGAGAAGAGCCAGCAGGAGGCGCTGGAGTACTTCACCAAGCAGATGAACGACGCCCACCACGGCGGCTGGACCACTAAGATGGACTGGATCTTCCACACCATCCGTCACATGCCTAACGAGCACTAA